From the Senegalimassilia faecalis genome, one window contains:
- the nrfD gene encoding NrfD/PsrC family molybdoenzyme membrane anchor subunit yields the protein MKLSAKGKAGAAVLVALMAIGLCAYVFQLTQGLCVTGMSNGVSWGLYITCFMFFVGLSAGGLIVASSAHVFHIESFKRVAMPAVITSTVCICCAGAFILIDLGGIQRIWNMFVHLNFTSPLAWDMCVITTYLVINVLDIVWLRRGDERKVQMLSYVALPVAILVHSVTAWIFGLEIAKEGWYSAIMAPIFVASAMDSGLALLMCVLAASKKAGVFDCGEKLFADLARLLATFIAVDAFFIGCELLTVAYPGAAGATELLGIMTSGATAPFFWFEILGGLLVPFLLLASAKRRQRTAVVVAASALVMAGVLCKRVWLLFTSFTMTNVYGAPGISSGSTAARGADGFGMWALTGSYAPTPVEVAVVIAVVSFCILGIAVLSKKLVKAA from the coding sequence ATGAAGCTTTCTGCAAAAGGTAAAGCCGGCGCGGCTGTTCTGGTGGCGCTGATGGCGATCGGCTTGTGCGCATATGTGTTTCAGCTGACGCAGGGTTTGTGCGTGACGGGCATGTCGAACGGCGTGTCGTGGGGCCTGTACATCACGTGCTTCATGTTTTTCGTGGGCCTGTCGGCGGGTGGTCTGATTGTGGCCAGCTCGGCGCACGTGTTCCATATCGAGTCGTTCAAGCGCGTGGCCATGCCGGCCGTCATCACTTCCACGGTGTGCATCTGCTGTGCCGGGGCGTTCATCCTGATCGACCTGGGCGGTATCCAGCGCATTTGGAATATGTTCGTGCACTTGAATTTCACGAGCCCGCTGGCGTGGGACATGTGCGTGATCACCACGTACCTGGTGATCAACGTCCTGGACATCGTGTGGCTGCGTCGCGGCGATGAGCGCAAGGTGCAGATGCTGTCGTACGTGGCTCTGCCCGTTGCCATTTTGGTGCACAGCGTGACGGCATGGATTTTCGGCCTGGAGATCGCGAAGGAAGGCTGGTATTCGGCCATCATGGCGCCGATCTTCGTGGCGTCGGCAATGGACTCGGGCCTGGCGTTGCTTATGTGCGTGCTGGCGGCCTCGAAGAAGGCCGGCGTGTTCGATTGCGGCGAGAAACTGTTTGCTGACCTGGCGCGACTGCTGGCAACTTTCATTGCGGTGGACGCGTTCTTCATTGGCTGCGAGCTTTTGACTGTGGCGTATCCGGGTGCGGCGGGCGCTACCGAGCTGCTGGGTATCATGACCTCGGGGGCAACCGCGCCGTTCTTCTGGTTCGAGATTCTGGGTGGCTTGCTGGTGCCGTTTCTGCTGCTGGCGTCCGCGAAACGCCGTCAGCGCACCGCCGTGGTGGTTGCCGCCAGCGCGCTGGTGATGGCGGGCGTGCTGTGCAAGCGCGTGTGGCTGCTGTTCACCAGCTTCACCATGACCAACGTGTACGGAGCGCCGGGCATTTCATCGGGCTCTACGGCGGCGCGCGGTGCTGATGGGTTTGGCATGTGGGCGCTGACCGGCTCTTATGCGCCGACGCCCGTTGAGGTTGCCGTGGTGATTGCTGTGGTGAGCTTCTGCATCTTGGGCATTGCAGTGCTGTCGAAGAAGCTGGTCAAGGCTGCATAA
- a CDS encoding 4Fe-4S dicluster domain-containing protein: MTKLAIGINLDRCIGCHTCANACKMQNNVPDGMLWNRVLTEGCDAIDGAVGTYPDLSRTYVPLACQHCENPACMKVCPTGATYKDDAGRVEIEYDRCIGCRMCMAACPFNARVFNWEDPQRDGGFNWGDARVPVRTRGVMEKCTLCRERTDEGEAPMCVVCCPTHARVFGDLDDPTSELAQLRSKAGSNVHLLLEEKGTKPQVFYYNE; encoded by the coding sequence ATGACCAAACTTGCTATAGGAATCAACCTTGACCGCTGCATCGGCTGCCACACCTGCGCAAACGCGTGCAAGATGCAGAACAACGTGCCCGACGGCATGCTGTGGAACCGCGTGCTGACCGAGGGTTGCGACGCCATCGATGGCGCGGTGGGCACGTATCCGGACCTGTCGCGCACGTACGTGCCGCTGGCTTGCCAACATTGCGAGAATCCCGCGTGCATGAAGGTGTGCCCGACGGGCGCCACGTACAAAGACGATGCGGGCCGCGTGGAAATCGAGTACGACCGCTGCATCGGCTGCCGCATGTGCATGGCAGCCTGTCCGTTCAACGCGCGCGTGTTCAACTGGGAAGATCCCCAGCGCGATGGCGGTTTCAACTGGGGCGATGCGCGCGTTCCCGTGCGCACGCGCGGCGTGATGGAGAAGTGCACGCTGTGCCGCGAGCGCACCGACGAGGGCGAGGCGCCCATGTGCGTGGTGTGCTGTCCGACCCATGCACGCGTGTTCGGCGACCTGGACGATCCCACGTCGGAGCTGGCGCAGCTGCGCAGCAAGGCCGGCAGCAACGTGCATCTGCTGCTGGAGGAAAAGGGCACGAAGCCCCAGGTCTTCTACTACAACGAGTAA